Proteins from one Setaria italica strain Yugu1 chromosome V, Setaria_italica_v2.0, whole genome shotgun sequence genomic window:
- the LOC101773387 gene encoding zinc finger Ran-binding domain-containing protein 2, whose translation MEKMNMVASRKPGDWSCRSCQYVNFCKREACQRCGEAKLGGERTDYAALGGDWDVKPGDWYCCRCGVHNYASRGSCFKCSAAKNEAAAAVAQGWGFTVAGQAGMKPGDWICPRLGCNVQNYANRTECFRCNMPRSYYG comes from the exons ATGGAGAAGATGAACATGGTTGCTAGCAGGAAGCCCGGCGACTGGAGCTGCCGGTCGTGCCAGTACGTGAACTTCTGCAAGCGCGAGGCGTGCCAGCGCTGCGGCGAGGCGAAGCTGGGCGGCGAGCGGACGGACTACGCCGCGCTGGGCGGCGACTGGGACGTCAAGCCCGGCGACTGGTACTGCTGCCGCTGCGGCGTCCACAACTACGCCTCCCGGGGCAGCTGCTTCAAGTGCTCCGCCGCCAAGaacgaggcggccgccgccgtcgcgcaggGGTGGGGGTTCACCGTCGCCGGCCAGGCCGGGATGAAGCCCGGCGACTGGATCTGCCCAAG ACTGGGCTGCAACGTGCAGAACTACGCCAACCGAACTGAGTGCTTCAGGTGCAATATGCCCAGATCATACTACG GTTGA